A genome region from Anaerolineae bacterium includes the following:
- a CDS encoding alpha-galactosidase, whose translation MTGKLGLKFWGEKFAVLFSALLVLVVMLSSGCSPALSEKGQLLPHHAANYRETVSISNDRVTISFSLPTGLISFAARGREVFEGAFFGALINGEEWVSSQFTWEEWSKITIADALGHGNSLIVISTENRGIRWVLEITLYEGKDYAIFQHTLTNTGQQAVKVGGLKPLAVEANGKFSRDFSLRGAVVFINGYTSVGYRGVVPVLPVPHVAIPGSLPDGTGNLRFGDYSGWWVHALWIRNRGIGFIAGALTAEKWKTFIDLRQNLLTGRISSWSVNNLGDALLPPGQAFASEKIMIGVCTNPLTCLDEYGAAVGKVNQVKPAPASLGWCSWPYYYRKITETEVLRNAAFMKERLSPAYKYVLIDSGWFTFRGDWKANEKFPEGMKATAQKIRNLGLRPGLWFAPFLVDKGSALLHQHPDWFVKNEDGSLYVYKQDPGAPERYVLDGSHPEVQAWLEKLFSTVVNEWGYEYLKLDFLQAGAVEGKRYNPAVTSLEALRQGLRAIRRGAGDKTYIQQAIGPWLAPVGILNESRMGMDTEFRLSAGLTTSDIPWLNWQYATWYIRNNIAGYFARGNLFNVQSGEGIRLGPWSLQETKTLLATYALNGNLWLAGDLTALSPEQIDLLNNEAIIALSTSNLRVKPADLFERPDFLAAFGAMNVFGDSQRLTYGNLPTVWYAPVEGSLLVGLFNWGDRRTTVTLPLAKIGLDPDRRYSFFDLWTGQKVGEYRGSITIPIDAHSHMLLRIE comes from the coding sequence ATGACCGGAAAACTTGGGCTAAAATTTTGGGGTGAAAAGTTTGCAGTTTTATTTTCGGCTTTGTTGGTTTTAGTGGTTATGCTCAGCTCTGGTTGCAGCCCAGCATTATCGGAAAAAGGCCAGCTCCTTCCCCATCATGCTGCCAACTATAGGGAAACCGTTTCTATTTCCAACGATCGTGTGACCATCTCTTTCAGTTTGCCCACAGGGTTGATCTCTTTTGCGGCCAGAGGGCGGGAGGTTTTTGAAGGTGCATTTTTCGGCGCCTTAATAAACGGAGAGGAATGGGTAAGTTCTCAATTTACCTGGGAAGAGTGGAGCAAAATTACCATAGCCGACGCTTTGGGCCACGGTAATAGCCTAATTGTTATCAGCACGGAGAACAGGGGAATCAGGTGGGTATTGGAGATCACTCTATACGAAGGCAAGGATTATGCAATCTTCCAGCACACACTGACCAATACAGGTCAACAAGCTGTAAAGGTAGGTGGTCTGAAGCCTCTTGCTGTGGAGGCCAACGGCAAATTCTCCAGAGATTTCTCCTTAAGAGGGGCCGTGGTTTTCATTAACGGTTATACCAGCGTCGGCTACAGGGGAGTGGTGCCTGTATTGCCTGTTCCCCACGTGGCAATACCCGGCTCCTTGCCCGATGGCACAGGTAACCTCCGTTTCGGTGATTACTCCGGGTGGTGGGTGCATGCCCTCTGGATCAGGAACAGGGGAATAGGGTTTATTGCCGGTGCACTTACAGCTGAGAAGTGGAAGACTTTTATTGATTTACGCCAGAATCTTCTTACCGGTAGAATATCCAGCTGGAGCGTGAACAACCTGGGCGATGCGCTGCTCCCTCCAGGTCAAGCTTTTGCTTCGGAAAAGATTATGATAGGGGTGTGCACCAACCCTCTGACCTGCCTGGATGAGTACGGAGCGGCTGTGGGAAAGGTTAACCAGGTTAAGCCAGCCCCCGCTTCCCTCGGATGGTGCTCTTGGCCTTACTATTACCGGAAGATCACCGAAACAGAGGTGTTGCGCAACGCTGCTTTTATGAAAGAAAGGCTCTCTCCCGCTTATAAATACGTCCTGATAGATAGCGGGTGGTTTACTTTCCGCGGTGATTGGAAGGCTAATGAGAAGTTCCCTGAAGGGATGAAGGCCACTGCTCAGAAGATCCGCAACCTGGGGCTGAGGCCAGGCCTGTGGTTCGCCCCTTTCCTGGTGGATAAGGGGTCAGCCCTTTTGCACCAGCATCCCGATTGGTTTGTGAAAAATGAGGATGGTTCGCTTTATGTTTATAAGCAAGACCCAGGAGCCCCGGAAAGGTACGTACTGGATGGTTCCCACCCTGAAGTGCAGGCGTGGCTGGAAAAGCTTTTCAGCACCGTAGTCAATGAATGGGGATACGAGTATCTGAAGCTGGATTTCCTACAAGCGGGCGCGGTGGAAGGCAAAAGATATAACCCTGCTGTAACTTCCCTGGAAGCTCTGCGCCAGGGCCTGCGGGCGATCAGAAGGGGAGCCGGCGATAAGACTTATATCCAGCAGGCTATAGGCCCATGGCTGGCGCCGGTGGGGATCCTCAACGAAAGCCGCATGGGCATGGATACAGAATTTCGCCTGAGCGCTGGCCTAACGACTAGCGATATTCCATGGCTCAACTGGCAATACGCCACCTGGTATATCCGGAACAACATAGCTGGCTACTTCGCCAGGGGCAATCTTTTCAATGTGCAGTCAGGCGAAGGGATCAGACTTGGACCCTGGTCTCTTCAAGAGACGAAGACTCTGCTGGCTACTTACGCCTTGAACGGCAACCTGTGGCTTGCTGGGGATTTGACAGCCTTGTCCCCGGAACAGATAGACTTGCTGAACAATGAGGCCATTATCGCTTTGAGCACTTCTAATTTAAGGGTCAAGCCCGCAGATCTTTTTGAAAGGCCGGATTTCCTGGCAGCCTTTGGCGCCATGAATGTGTTTGGCGATAGCCAGCGTTTAACTTACGGTAATTTACCCACTGTCTGGTATGCTCCTGTAGAAGGCTCACTGCTGGTCGGCCTGTTCAATTGGGGGGATCGCAGGACTACAGTAACTTTACCCCTGGCTAAGATAGGGCTGGATCCAGATAGAAGGTATTCCTTTTTTGACCTCTGGACCGGCCAGAAAGTAGGAGAATA